A DNA window from Phragmites australis chromosome 11, lpPhrAust1.1, whole genome shotgun sequence contains the following coding sequences:
- the LOC133885848 gene encoding uncharacterized protein LOC133885848 — MGCAGSTPKVNENSKKLKRPKAWKHTQPITPAQLKQMRDEFWDTTPHYGGQKEIWDALRAAAESDLALAQTIVDSAGIIISNPDMTLCYDERGAKYELPKYVLSEPTNLIRDG; from the exons ATGGGCTGCGCTGGATCCACTCCCAAAGTCAATG AGAACAGTAAGAAGCTGAAAAGGCCTAAAGCTTGGAAGCACACTCAACCGATTACACCAGCACAACTTAAACAGATGCGTGATGAATTCTGGGACACAACTCCGCACTATGGTGGCCAAAAAG AAATTTGGGATGCTCTTAGAGCTGCTGCAGAATCTGATTTAGCCCTTGCACAAACCATAGTGGATAGTGCTGGAATCATCATTTCAAATCCTGACATGACGCTTTGCTATGACGAGAGAG GTGCCAAATACGAGCTGCCCAAGTATGTTTTGAGCGAGCCAACAAATTTGATCCGTGACGGTTGA